In Leptospira stimsonii, one genomic interval encodes:
- a CDS encoding glutathione peroxidase, whose protein sequence is MQPKLLILFFILGILFPIAGTFAKGSFYDFKVKDIKGNEVPLSKYKGKVVLVVNVASKCGYTYQYDHLEKVYKKYKDQGFVVVGFPANNFGSQEPGSDKEIETFCRIQKGASFDMMSKISVKGKDQHPLYQYLTQNSPNPGDVQWNFEKILISKDGKIEARYLSAVEPDSVEVAQKIESLLK, encoded by the coding sequence ATGCAACCGAAACTTTTGATTCTATTTTTCATTCTTGGGATTTTGTTTCCGATCGCAGGCACGTTTGCGAAAGGAAGTTTTTACGATTTTAAGGTAAAGGACATTAAGGGGAATGAAGTCCCTCTCTCAAAGTATAAAGGAAAAGTCGTCCTGGTCGTGAATGTCGCTTCGAAATGCGGGTATACGTATCAGTACGATCATCTTGAGAAGGTTTATAAAAAATACAAGGATCAAGGATTTGTGGTCGTAGGCTTTCCCGCGAACAATTTCGGAAGTCAAGAACCTGGTTCGGACAAAGAGATCGAAACGTTTTGTAGAATTCAAAAAGGAGCGAGCTTCGATATGATGTCCAAGATTTCCGTAAAAGGAAAGGACCAACATCCGCTCTATCAATATCTTACTCAGAATTCTCCGAACCCAGGAGACGTTCAGTGGAATTTCGAAAAGATTCTCATTTCCAAGGACGGGAAGATCGAAGCGCGTTATCTTTCGGCGGTAGAGCCGGATAGCGTTGAAGTCGCTCAAAAAATCGAATCCCTTTTGAAATAA
- a CDS encoding zinc-dependent alcohol dehydrogenase family protein yields MKAMIIRRFGGPEVFEEGEVAKPKLLPGHVLIKVKATSVNPVDYKIRKFGPPIAPAFPAVLHGDVSGIVEEVADNVSAWKKGDEVFGCVGGLVGTGGALAEYILADERLIALKPKNLNFVESAVLPLVSITAWEGLFEKGNLQAGNKILITGGAGGVGHIAVQLARWAGARVFATVTEPVKRELVLKLGAEAVSGRSESEIQKRALEQFGSSDFDLALDTGGGSGFETAIAMVKRKGKAITINASGTFDLGKAHSKSLDLAVVFMLIPLLHNEGREKHGLILKEISRLAEAEILKPVVDPEIFSWRKIGEAHKKLEEGRSFGKIAVVID; encoded by the coding sequence ATGAAAGCGATGATCATCCGTCGTTTCGGCGGCCCAGAAGTTTTTGAGGAAGGGGAGGTTGCGAAACCGAAACTTCTTCCGGGTCATGTTCTTATCAAAGTCAAGGCCACGAGCGTCAATCCGGTGGATTATAAAATTCGAAAGTTCGGACCTCCGATTGCGCCGGCGTTTCCTGCGGTTCTTCACGGGGACGTTTCCGGAATCGTCGAGGAGGTTGCGGATAACGTTTCCGCTTGGAAAAAGGGAGACGAGGTCTTCGGCTGTGTGGGAGGTCTTGTAGGAACCGGGGGCGCTTTGGCGGAATACATTCTCGCGGATGAACGATTGATCGCCCTAAAACCGAAAAATCTGAACTTTGTGGAATCGGCGGTTCTGCCTCTGGTTTCCATCACGGCTTGGGAAGGTCTTTTCGAAAAAGGGAATCTCCAAGCTGGAAATAAGATTTTGATTACCGGTGGAGCAGGGGGTGTCGGTCATATCGCGGTGCAACTTGCCCGTTGGGCCGGAGCGAGAGTTTTTGCGACAGTAACGGAACCGGTGAAACGGGAACTCGTCTTAAAACTCGGCGCGGAGGCTGTGAGCGGAAGATCGGAATCTGAGATTCAAAAAAGAGCTCTCGAGCAGTTCGGTTCTTCCGATTTCGATCTTGCTTTGGACACGGGTGGAGGAAGCGGTTTTGAAACGGCGATCGCAATGGTAAAGAGAAAGGGAAAAGCGATTACAATCAACGCCTCTGGAACATTCGACTTAGGGAAGGCGCATTCGAAAAGTTTGGACTTAGCGGTCGTCTTTATGTTGATTCCTCTTTTGCACAATGAAGGAAGAGAAAAACACGGATTGATTTTGAAAGAAATTTCCAGACTTGCGGAGGCAGAGATTCTGAAACCGGTCGTGGACCCGGAAATTTTTTCTTGGAGAAAAATCGGAGAGGCTCATAAAAAATTGGAAGAGGGAAGAAGTTTCGGAAAGATCGCGGTTGTCATCGATTGA
- a CDS encoding LysR family transcriptional regulator — MNIESILDLELFEAVCAEGNFAKAARRTGASLPTISKRISRLERVLKVTLFERTTRTIRLTDAGNRFRLRNEKILSELRTAEKEAAFEKELKGKIRITAPAPFATRVLPNMIANFQNQHPEIQLEVVFGNEKFNLIEDRFDLGIRIMKPIRGERCKILLPNRIVAVASPSYLEKVGTPSRLSDLENHSILFVDEQANVRIPELKKKISEISGERGIRSNNGSFLVEYVARGGSGILFRSFWDVEEQVETGKLKRIFTNLHWKAETSVCLLFPSGEKAPKRILRFSEFLESQFRSETL, encoded by the coding sequence ATGAATATCGAAAGTATTTTGGATCTCGAGTTGTTCGAAGCGGTTTGTGCGGAGGGGAATTTTGCAAAGGCGGCGAGAAGAACCGGGGCCTCGCTTCCAACGATCAGTAAAAGAATCTCGAGGCTGGAAAGAGTGCTCAAAGTCACACTCTTTGAAAGAACGACAAGAACGATTCGACTCACGGATGCAGGAAATCGATTCAGACTTCGAAACGAGAAAATTCTTTCCGAACTTCGAACGGCGGAAAAGGAAGCCGCTTTCGAAAAAGAACTCAAGGGAAAAATAAGAATCACCGCACCCGCTCCGTTTGCGACTCGAGTCTTACCGAACATGATCGCGAACTTTCAAAATCAACACCCGGAGATCCAATTGGAAGTGGTATTCGGAAACGAAAAATTCAATCTGATCGAAGATCGTTTCGATCTGGGAATTCGAATCATGAAACCGATTCGGGGAGAACGTTGTAAAATTCTTTTACCCAATCGGATCGTCGCAGTCGCCTCTCCGAGCTATCTAGAAAAAGTAGGAACTCCTTCCCGTCTTTCCGATTTGGAAAATCATTCCATTCTTTTCGTCGACGAACAAGCCAATGTAAGAATTCCCGAGTTGAAAAAAAAGATCTCCGAAATATCGGGAGAAAGAGGCATCCGATCCAACAACGGATCCTTCCTCGTGGAATACGTGGCACGGGGAGGATCCGGAATTCTTTTTCGATCTTTTTGGGACGTAGAAGAACAAGTCGAAACTGGAAAACTAAAGAGGATCTTTACAAATCTCCATTGGAAGGCCGAAACATCGGTTTGTCTTTTATTTCCTTCCGGAGAAAAAGCTCCGAAACGAATTCTTCGCTTCTCCGAATTTCTGGAATCACAGTTTCGTTCCGAGACTCTTTAA
- a CDS encoding tetratricopeptide repeat protein → MEQKEEKAFSSEENFAKSEILKIEEEWNRYSPENLKQLATKLSTLGAIKQKFRDYKTAISFYDQSLSIQDRLGEKESKEYALTLYLKSIAEFRIGKTCQAVTSIQSVIEIYRFLGDMDSAIQAEDSLKKYSGFCLEK, encoded by the coding sequence GTGGAACAAAAAGAAGAGAAGGCATTTTCTTCGGAAGAGAACTTCGCAAAATCCGAGATCCTTAAAATCGAGGAAGAATGGAACCGGTATTCTCCGGAGAATCTGAAACAACTCGCGACAAAACTTAGCACGTTAGGCGCAATCAAGCAGAAATTTCGGGATTACAAAACCGCAATCAGTTTCTACGATCAATCGTTGTCGATCCAAGATCGACTAGGAGAAAAAGAAAGTAAGGAATATGCGCTTACGTTGTATTTGAAATCGATTGCGGAATTTAGAATCGGAAAGACATGTCAGGCGGTGACCAGTATCCAGTCCGTAATCGAGATCTATCGTTTTTTGGGGGATATGGATTCCGCGATCCAGGCGGAAGATTCTTTGAAAAAATATTCCGGTTTCTGCTTGGAAAAATAA
- a CDS encoding DMT family transporter yields the protein MQSATSTKFYFLLVISMVSWGFAWPSAKLIVADQHPNVIIFWRFLATAVSLFPVVLWRKESFRLPSYRIFLQVGIGGILYTVYNQFFFLGLNNGLAGAGGVLVTTMNPIFTYVLVHSFQRKLPAGREAVGLVLGLVGGCILLQIWNLNWNSLFQSGNIFFLLCAFSWAFLSMNSHSTGQTISPLVYSFYVFSIGTVLDFFLAIPYGVTKALSASAGFWIQILYLAVISTTFGTTVYFFASSKLGSRVASSFIFLVPVTALLGSWIFLGEIPSYTTIVGGSFAVLAVFLLNRSKPEEKKIES from the coding sequence ATGCAATCCGCCACTAGCACAAAATTCTATTTCTTATTGGTGATCTCCATGGTTTCTTGGGGTTTCGCTTGGCCTTCCGCGAAATTAATCGTTGCCGATCAACATCCAAACGTAATTATTTTCTGGAGATTCTTAGCCACCGCGGTTTCCTTGTTTCCCGTCGTTCTCTGGAGAAAGGAATCCTTTCGTTTACCGAGTTATCGAATTTTTTTACAAGTGGGCATCGGTGGAATCCTTTATACGGTCTACAACCAGTTCTTTTTTCTGGGACTGAATAACGGACTGGCCGGAGCGGGCGGAGTGCTCGTGACTACGATGAATCCAATTTTTACTTACGTTCTCGTTCATTCGTTTCAAAGAAAATTGCCGGCGGGTAGGGAAGCGGTCGGTCTGGTTCTGGGACTTGTGGGGGGTTGTATCCTTCTTCAGATTTGGAATTTGAATTGGAATTCTCTATTTCAATCGGGAAATATTTTCTTTCTCCTTTGCGCGTTTAGCTGGGCGTTCTTGAGTATGAATAGTCATAGCACGGGTCAGACCATTTCTCCTTTAGTCTATAGCTTTTATGTATTTTCGATCGGAACGGTTCTTGATTTTTTTCTCGCAATTCCCTACGGAGTTACAAAGGCACTTTCGGCAAGTGCCGGATTTTGGATTCAAATTCTTTATCTTGCCGTGATATCGACTACGTTCGGAACGACCGTTTATTTTTTTGCCTCTTCGAAGTTGGGTTCTAGGGTCGCGAGTTCTTTTATCTTTCTCGTTCCGGTTACGGCGCTTCTGGGGAGTTGGATTTTCTTGGGCGAAATTCCGAGTTACACGACCATAGTCGGAGGTTCGTTTGCGGTTCTCGCCGTTTTTCTTTTAAACCGAAGTAAGCCGGAAGAAAAAAAGATCGAGTCTTGA
- the lpxD gene encoding UDP-3-O-(3-hydroxymyristoyl)glucosamine N-acyltransferase has protein sequence MKAKDLAKTLGLELKGNGEQEIIGVGDIENHSPVQADKIYYFEAKKYLSSNPKAKQVQMALTIAPLASEFPSALIVPEGEARLKFIELLSLYEKKPKFASSISEKASIHPSAKIGKNVTIMDFAVIQENAEIGDGCQIFPNVVIESGVKIGEGTILKSGVIVAYNCILGKQNLIHPNTVIGADGFGFYDKAGVRYKVPQIGISVIGDYVEMGACCTVDRATIETTSVGNHTKFDDHVHIAHNCRVGNYVYIAGGTVLAGSVTLEDGVIMGGQAAVAEGITMRKGSILMGMSGLTEDSTEKVAYFGIPAKPALEMHRIHSSMSKLPELVKEYRTRNKG, from the coding sequence ATGAAAGCCAAAGATTTAGCGAAAACCCTCGGGTTGGAATTAAAAGGAAACGGCGAGCAGGAAATCATCGGCGTCGGCGATATCGAAAATCATTCTCCTGTTCAAGCGGATAAAATATATTATTTCGAAGCGAAGAAATATCTCAGCTCGAACCCAAAAGCAAAGCAGGTTCAGATGGCGTTGACGATTGCCCCCTTAGCCTCGGAATTTCCTTCCGCCTTGATTGTCCCCGAGGGAGAAGCGAGATTAAAATTTATCGAGTTACTTTCTCTTTATGAGAAAAAACCGAAGTTTGCATCTTCGATTTCCGAGAAGGCAAGTATTCATCCGAGTGCAAAGATCGGGAAGAACGTTACGATCATGGATTTTGCGGTGATTCAAGAGAATGCAGAGATCGGAGATGGATGTCAAATTTTTCCCAACGTTGTCATCGAAAGCGGCGTGAAGATCGGCGAGGGAACGATTCTTAAATCAGGGGTGATCGTCGCCTACAATTGTATATTAGGAAAACAAAATCTAATTCATCCGAACACCGTGATCGGCGCCGATGGTTTCGGTTTTTATGATAAGGCCGGCGTTCGTTATAAGGTTCCTCAAATTGGAATTTCTGTTATCGGAGATTACGTCGAGATGGGCGCTTGTTGCACCGTAGATCGCGCGACGATTGAAACAACTTCGGTCGGGAACCACACAAAATTCGACGATCATGTTCATATCGCTCACAACTGTAGAGTTGGAAACTACGTGTATATAGCCGGTGGAACCGTTCTTGCCGGCTCCGTCACACTGGAAGACGGAGTCATCATGGGCGGACAAGCCGCTGTCGCGGAGGGAATCACTATGAGGAAGGGTTCGATTCTGATGGGAATGTCCGGACTCACCGAAGACAGCACCGAAAAAGTAGCGTATTTCGGAATTCCCGCCAAACCCGCGTTAGAGATGCATCGAATTCATTCTTCCATGTCGAAGTTACCCGAGCTCGTGAAAGAATATCGAACTCGAAACAAAGGCTGA
- the leuD gene encoding 3-isopropylmalate dehydratase small subunit — protein MSHSWKRHKGIAVPLYRKDIDTDQILPKQFMKKVERTGFGKHLFHNWRYLDEHGEMENPAFVFNEMRYRNASVLISGENFGCGSSREHAPWALSDFGFRAIIAPSFADIFFGNCAKNGIALIKLSLKEVEEILAYVEGKEGAEIEVDLETLVLVAGVIKYNFKLSESLTERIKNGWDDIDLTMKFLPKIEEFESSLF, from the coding sequence ATGAGTCATTCATGGAAACGACACAAGGGAATTGCGGTTCCGCTTTATAGAAAAGATATCGATACGGATCAGATTCTACCAAAACAATTTATGAAGAAGGTAGAACGTACGGGATTCGGCAAACATCTTTTCCATAATTGGAGATACTTGGACGAACACGGAGAAATGGAAAATCCAGCTTTCGTATTCAATGAAATGAGATACCGAAACGCTTCTGTTTTGATCTCGGGTGAGAATTTCGGGTGCGGATCCAGCAGAGAACACGCGCCGTGGGCTTTATCCGATTTTGGATTTCGTGCGATCATCGCACCGTCTTTTGCGGATATATTCTTCGGAAATTGCGCAAAGAATGGAATCGCTCTGATCAAATTGTCCCTTAAGGAAGTGGAAGAGATCTTGGCTTACGTAGAGGGAAAGGAAGGTGCGGAAATTGAGGTCGATTTAGAAACGTTAGTCCTCGTTGCCGGAGTAATAAAATATAACTTTAAACTTTCTGAATCTTTAACGGAAAGAATCAAAAACGGCTGGGACGACATCGATCTTACCATGAAATTCTTACCAAAAATTGAAGAATTTGAATCTTCTCTCTTTTAG
- the leuC gene encoding 3-isopropylmalate dehydratase large subunit, with protein MAGKTLYDKIWDARVVAKDGEEDILYVDRHLLHEVTSPQAFTALREKGRTVRKREKTLAIMDHNVSTRNREWDGAGPISKKQMELLSENCMDFDIELLDINHPDQGIVHVVGPEMGLTLPGTVIACGDSHTSTHGAFGAFALGIGTSEIEHVLATQTIRLKKSKNLLVRIEGKFPADVTAKDVALFLIGKIGTNGGQGYVIEYSGEAVRGLSMEGRMTLCNLCIEAGARAGMIAPDETTFEYLKGRDYAPKGAEYIKKVEYWKTLKSDSNAVFDKTIDLNASDVSPMVTWGTNPGQVVPVTSSVPNLDSFPDQEAKTAARRSLEYMGLYSGQSMRSVGVDKVFIGSCTNARIEDIRRAAQVARGKKVSVNVQAIVVPGSGRVKRQAEAEGLDRILMDAGFEWRLPGCSMCLGMNDDFLKPGERSASTSNRNFEGRQGRGGRTHLVSPESAVVAAILGRFGTISELTEEKR; from the coding sequence ATGGCTGGAAAAACATTGTATGATAAAATTTGGGACGCAAGAGTTGTCGCAAAAGACGGGGAGGAGGATATTCTTTACGTCGACAGGCATCTTTTGCACGAAGTCACTTCGCCGCAGGCATTTACGGCTCTTAGGGAAAAGGGAAGAACGGTTCGGAAGAGAGAAAAAACTCTTGCGATCATGGATCATAACGTTTCAACGAGAAATCGGGAATGGGACGGTGCGGGACCCATTTCAAAAAAACAAATGGAACTTCTTTCCGAAAATTGTATGGATTTCGATATCGAGCTTTTGGATATAAATCATCCCGATCAAGGAATCGTTCATGTGGTCGGTCCAGAGATGGGACTTACGTTACCCGGAACAGTCATTGCATGCGGAGATTCGCATACTTCCACGCACGGCGCATTCGGAGCGTTTGCTCTCGGTATTGGAACGAGCGAGATCGAACACGTCTTGGCAACGCAGACGATTCGTTTAAAAAAATCAAAGAATCTTTTGGTTCGTATAGAAGGGAAATTTCCAGCGGATGTCACAGCAAAGGACGTAGCGCTTTTTCTGATCGGAAAGATCGGTACGAACGGAGGTCAAGGATACGTTATTGAATATTCCGGCGAAGCGGTTCGCGGACTTTCCATGGAAGGGAGGATGACCCTCTGTAATCTTTGTATCGAGGCCGGGGCGCGAGCCGGTATGATTGCGCCGGATGAGACCACGTTCGAATATTTGAAGGGAAGAGATTATGCTCCGAAGGGAGCAGAGTATATAAAAAAAGTAGAATATTGGAAAACTTTAAAATCGGATTCAAACGCGGTTTTCGATAAAACGATTGACTTGAATGCAAGCGATGTTTCTCCGATGGTTACCTGGGGAACCAATCCGGGGCAGGTCGTCCCGGTGACATCTTCGGTTCCCAATCTGGATTCTTTTCCAGATCAGGAAGCCAAGACTGCCGCGCGCAGATCCTTGGAATATATGGGTTTGTATTCGGGACAATCGATGCGTTCAGTCGGAGTAGATAAAGTATTTATCGGATCTTGTACGAACGCACGCATAGAAGACATCAGAAGGGCGGCTCAAGTTGCAAGAGGAAAGAAGGTTTCGGTTAACGTGCAGGCGATCGTAGTTCCCGGATCTGGGAGAGTGAAACGTCAGGCGGAAGCGGAAGGGTTGGATCGTATTCTTATGGATGCGGGTTTTGAATGGAGATTACCGGGTTGTTCAATGTGTCTTGGCATGAATGACGATTTTCTGAAACCGGGAGAACGGTCCGCTTCTACTTCCAATCGGAATTTTGAAGGAAGGCAAGGAAGAGGAGGAAGAACCCACCTCGTCAGTCCTGAAAGCGCTGTCGTCGCGGCTATCTTGGGTAGATTCGGAACTATCTCAGAATTAACGGAGGAAAAAAGATGA
- a CDS encoding LysR family transcriptional regulator produces the protein MEFRQIRYFLEIRDAGTFQKAASKLGLTQPALSRQIFLLEKELGSLVFERGPRQIRLTHEGEIFLTYAVRMKELWDELRSGMKEPGKELSGEFSISAGGTVSAWILPEILKKIKKDHPDLVLSVREGDSLETKEAILLNEVDLGILTGPVDEHGLISREFLSDRIVPVAPKNHPIFQKKKQTLKDIKEESFVFFHPASAIRKAVEKKIRSLGKEFRPKIGMELRSVESVIKSVEAGLGIGFLSEYSLSSKLRMIPIQELIAERKFFLCHKKSIRPGLSQLAEELVRESRERFGSLIE, from the coding sequence ATGGAATTCAGACAGATAAGATACTTCTTGGAAATTCGAGACGCAGGAACATTTCAAAAAGCCGCGTCAAAACTGGGACTGACACAACCGGCGCTTTCACGCCAAATTTTTCTTTTAGAAAAAGAATTAGGCTCTCTCGTCTTCGAACGAGGCCCGAGGCAAATCAGACTGACTCACGAAGGAGAAATATTCCTGACCTACGCGGTGAGGATGAAAGAATTGTGGGACGAATTAAGATCCGGAATGAAAGAACCAGGCAAAGAACTCTCCGGAGAATTTTCGATTTCCGCAGGAGGCACCGTTTCTGCATGGATTCTTCCTGAGATTCTAAAAAAAATAAAAAAGGATCATCCCGATCTGGTTCTTTCGGTAAGAGAAGGAGATTCTTTGGAAACAAAAGAGGCGATTTTATTAAACGAAGTGGATTTGGGTATTCTTACCGGTCCTGTCGACGAGCACGGACTCATTTCCAGGGAATTTCTTTCGGATAGAATTGTTCCCGTTGCACCCAAAAACCATCCCATCTTTCAAAAGAAAAAACAAACTCTCAAGGACATCAAAGAGGAATCTTTTGTATTCTTTCATCCTGCATCCGCAATTCGAAAAGCAGTCGAGAAAAAAATACGATCTTTAGGCAAAGAGTTTCGACCTAAAATCGGAATGGAACTCAGAAGTGTGGAATCGGTAATCAAAAGTGTAGAGGCAGGTCTTGGAATCGGATTTTTATCCGAATACAGCCTTTCCTCCAAACTAAGAATGATTCCGATCCAAGAACTTATAGCCGAAAGAAAATTCTTTCTTTGTCATAAGAAATCCATTCGGCCCGGTTTGTCCCAATTGGCGGAAGAATTGGTCCGTGAAAGTCGAGAACGATTCGGCTCCCTTATCGAATAA
- a CDS encoding LIC13305 family lipoprotein: MQVIICGQFANPYLFSLDMIQKILTLALVFLIGSGCNQKKSELEDLLPFLLLIQPDRAENYDRDVEIVTHTEMSGSITCNTTYAQEDVDHYSILLRAQIAKYPRGYWIKAKVERVILCSNLSVGGMAIGGTMDPFANRIYLNVNSGIADGTLDNYLVRSIHHEMTHNFDFALRGLLMDVHSDWVALNSVGYATNVDWASPALLQFNNPVPGFVTMYATSNVAEDYAEVSSGLMGPQSNYESLMQICQTDPVVGAKVRLMISDMKRFWPFPKTEGTYWKNQLEMTFCP; encoded by the coding sequence ATGCAAGTTATCATCTGCGGTCAATTTGCAAATCCATATCTGTTTTCTTTAGATATGATTCAAAAGATTCTTACCTTAGCGCTCGTTTTTCTGATAGGTTCTGGCTGTAACCAGAAGAAGAGTGAGTTAGAAGATTTACTTCCATTCTTATTGCTCATCCAACCGGACCGAGCGGAGAATTATGATCGTGACGTGGAGATCGTTACTCATACGGAAATGTCCGGCTCGATTACCTGCAATACAACGTATGCACAAGAAGATGTGGATCATTATTCGATCCTTTTGCGGGCTCAAATAGCAAAATATCCACGTGGTTATTGGATTAAGGCAAAGGTAGAGCGGGTGATACTTTGCTCGAATTTATCCGTCGGCGGTATGGCTATTGGAGGAACAATGGATCCTTTTGCCAACAGAATTTATTTGAATGTAAATTCTGGAATTGCGGATGGGACTTTGGACAATTATCTAGTTCGGTCCATCCATCACGAGATGACTCATAACTTTGATTTTGCATTGCGTGGTTTATTGATGGACGTTCATTCTGATTGGGTAGCGCTCAATTCGGTCGGCTATGCAACAAACGTGGATTGGGCTTCTCCGGCTTTGCTTCAGTTTAACAATCCGGTTCCCGGATTTGTCACAATGTACGCAACCTCCAATGTTGCCGAGGATTATGCGGAAGTAAGTTCCGGACTGATGGGTCCTCAATCAAATTATGAATCTCTAATGCAAATTTGTCAAACGGACCCGGTAGTAGGGGCGAAAGTTAGATTGATGATTTCGGATATGAAACGATTTTGGCCTTTCCCTAAAACAGAGGGAACATATTGGAAAAATCAGTTAGAGATGACTTTTTGTCCATGA
- a CDS encoding acyl-CoA thioesterase, which produces MDTLEKEKGHETQIKLFTHTLKVRWVDLDENGHVNNGIYQSYFDEARRAAFEESGLDMNDLRSRRIGPVILKAELEYKAELKYPEIVKLSTRFEAQKGSRVLVIQDLYRESDGALICSAKFYGLFMDLNRMRPYKVSEEEASKLASHSV; this is translated from the coding sequence ATGGATACCCTGGAAAAAGAAAAAGGTCACGAAACGCAGATCAAACTTTTTACTCATACATTAAAGGTCAGATGGGTGGATTTGGATGAAAACGGACACGTCAATAACGGAATCTATCAGAGTTATTTTGACGAGGCTCGTAGAGCGGCATTCGAAGAATCGGGATTGGATATGAACGATCTCCGGAGTCGTCGGATCGGTCCGGTGATTTTGAAAGCCGAATTGGAATACAAGGCGGAGCTTAAATATCCAGAAATCGTAAAACTTTCAACACGATTTGAAGCTCAGAAGGGGAGTCGAGTTCTTGTCATTCAAGATCTTTATCGGGAATCCGACGGCGCGCTCATTTGTTCCGCTAAATTTTACGGTTTGTTTATGGATTTAAATAGAATGCGTCCTTATAAAGTATCGGAGGAAGAGGCGAGTAAGCTGGCAAGCCATTCGGTTTGA
- a CDS encoding TetR/AcrR family transcriptional regulator — protein MINPLVKSDQAKDRILKSAVKLFYERGYTNTGINEILSDAGAFKKSLYRYFPSKKDLGLSYVEFQEEEILGLAELMMRKYPKYADFVPAWVRFLKRGLKTTYRFGCPLANFSNQTHDEPELRKRVLESLDRWNKSFGVYFQQTVWKKKKNLDSKTAIEYSEKVLFLYQGAMQLYGLTGNKKFIDRLETELLKLEES, from the coding sequence ATGATAAACCCTCTGGTAAAATCGGATCAGGCAAAGGATCGAATTCTAAAATCCGCCGTTAAACTCTTCTATGAAAGAGGTTATACAAACACGGGAATCAACGAAATATTAAGCGACGCCGGCGCTTTTAAAAAAAGTTTATACCGTTACTTCCCTTCTAAAAAAGATCTCGGATTAAGTTATGTGGAATTTCAAGAAGAGGAAATCCTGGGATTGGCGGAATTAATGATGAGAAAATATCCGAAGTATGCGGATTTTGTTCCGGCCTGGGTTCGATTTTTAAAAAGAGGATTGAAGACTACCTATCGTTTCGGATGCCCGCTCGCCAATTTTTCAAATCAAACACACGATGAACCCGAATTGAGAAAAAGGGTGCTCGAATCACTGGATCGTTGGAACAAAAGTTTCGGCGTCTATTTCCAACAAACCGTCTGGAAGAAAAAGAAAAATTTAGATTCTAAAACCGCGATTGAATATTCGGAAAAGGTTTTATTTCTTTATCAAGGTGCCATGCAACTCTACGGGTTGACCGGTAACAAGAAATTCATAGATCGCCTTGAAACGGAATTACTCAAGCTGGAAGAATCCTAA
- a CDS encoding GNAT family N-acetyltransferase, producing MNLEITKIDPNSTELPLELLLSADPSIELVNEYLKRGICYVARSKTETVGIYVLIYTRPETMELVNVAVEERFQGKGIGKSLVLHAISKAKELKMKVLEIGTGNSSLSQLALYQKCGFRISGIDRDFFLKHYAEPIYENGIRCTDMIRLSLDL from the coding sequence ATGAATCTTGAAATCACAAAAATCGATCCGAACAGTACGGAGCTTCCCTTAGAACTCCTGCTTTCCGCCGATCCTTCTATAGAACTCGTGAATGAATATTTGAAACGAGGAATTTGTTATGTAGCCCGCTCGAAAACGGAAACGGTTGGAATTTACGTATTGATTTACACTCGACCGGAAACGATGGAGTTGGTCAACGTAGCGGTCGAAGAGAGATTTCAAGGAAAGGGAATCGGCAAAAGCTTGGTCCTTCACGCGATTTCAAAAGCGAAGGAGTTGAAAATGAAAGTACTGGAGATCGGAACCGGGAATTCGAGTCTTTCCCAATTGGCGCTCTATCAAAAATGTGGATTTAGAATTTCAGGTATCGATCGGGATTTTTTCTTAAAACACTATGCGGAACCGATCTATGAAAATGGAATCCGGTGCACGGATATGATTCGACTCAGCTTGGATCTCTGA
- a CDS encoding DUF1801 domain-containing protein: MSQNFKNPLVAEVFRNYPKEIRERLLSIRELIFKIAKTTEGVGDLEETLKWGQPSYLTPHTKSGSTIRIDRISSMENTYALFFHCQTNLVETFRELFPKKIKLEGNRCILLNIKDPIPTKELSVCISIALTYHLDKKKKDHRR; encoded by the coding sequence ATGTCCCAAAACTTTAAAAATCCACTCGTCGCGGAAGTCTTCCGGAATTATCCCAAGGAGATTCGAGAACGATTATTGAGTATAAGAGAATTGATCTTCAAAATCGCAAAAACGACCGAAGGGGTTGGAGATCTGGAAGAAACCTTAAAATGGGGACAACCCAGTTATCTGACTCCGCATACGAAAAGCGGAAGTACGATCCGGATCGATCGGATCTCATCGATGGAAAATACCTACGCTCTTTTTTTTCATTGTCAGACCAATCTTGTCGAAACGTTCCGCGAACTTTTTCCGAAAAAGATCAAATTGGAAGGGAATCGTTGTATTCTACTGAACATAAAGGATCCGATTCCCACAAAAGAGCTGAGTGTTTGTATTTCGATAGCTCTCACTTATCATCTCGACAAAAAGAAAAAAGATCACCGACGATAA